The proteins below come from a single Vitis vinifera cultivar Pinot Noir 40024 chromosome 9, ASM3070453v1 genomic window:
- the LOC100251492 gene encoding glyoxylate/hydroxypyruvate/pyruvate reductase 2KGR, with product MESIGVLLTCPMNPYLEQELDKRFKLFRFWDFPSANDLFREHSNSIRAVVGNSFIGADAQMIEALPKMEIVSSFSVGLDKIDLVRCKEKGIRVTNTPDVLTEDVADLALALILATLRRICESDRYVRSGSWKKGDFKLTTKFTGKSVGIIGLGRIGSAIAKRAEGFSCPISYHSRTEKPGTNYKYYPSVVELASNCQILVVACALTPETRHIINREVINALGPKGVVINIGRGLHVDEPELVSALVEGRLGGAGLDVFENEPNVPEELLAMDNVVLLPHVGSGTVETRKDMADLVLGNLEAHFLNKPLLTPVV from the exons ATGGAAAGCATCGGGGTACTGTTGACTTGCCCAATGAACCCATACCTGGAACAGGAACTGGACAAGCGCTTCAAGCTCTTCCGCTTCTGGGACTTTCCAAGCGCCAACGATCTTTTCAGGGAGCATTCAAATTCGATCCGAGCTGTGGTTGGAAACTCCTTCATCGGCGCCGACGCCCAGATGATCGAGGCGTTGCCCAAGATGGAGATTGTGTCGAGTTTCAGCGTTGGGTTGGACAAGATCGATTTGGTGAGGTGCAAGGAGAAGGGAATTAGGGTTACGAACACTCCGGATGTGCTGACGGAGGACGTGGCGGACTTGGCACTTGCTTTGATTTTGGCGACTCTGAGACGTATTTGTGAAAGTGATCGTTATGTGAGGAGTGGGTCGTGGAAGAAAGGGGATTTCAAGTTGACTACCAAG TTCACTGGAAAATCAGTTGGCATTATAGGGTTGGGTAGGATTGGCTCAGCAATTGCCAAGAGAGCCGAGGGATTTAGCTGTCCAATTAGTTACCATTCCAGAACAGAGAAACCAGGGACAAACTACAAGTACTATCCTAGTGTCGTTGAATTGGCCTCCAACTGTCAAATCCTGGTTGTTGCTTGCGCGTTAACACCAGAAACCCGCCACATCATCAACCGTGAAGTCATCAATGCACTGGGTCCAAAGGGTGTGGTCATCAACATCGGAAGGGGATTACATGTGGATGAACCTGAGCTTGTATCCGCACTGGTTGAAGGCCGGTTGGGAGGTGCTGGACTTGATGTGTTTGAAAATGAGCCTAATGTACCTGAAGAGCTGTTAGCAATGGACAATGTAGTCCTTTTGCCTCATGTAGGAAGCGGAACGGTGGAAACCCGGAAAGACATGGCTGACCTGGTACTTGGAAACTTAGAGGCTCACTTTCTGAACAAACCACTGTTAACTCCAGTGGTTTAA